The genomic region ATCACCGGCGGGTCGCCGGCCAGCCAGTCGAGGGCCTCCTTCAGCGGCTGCATGTGTTCCATCAGGAACGAGGCCGCGGAGGACAGCAGGGTGCCGAACGGGTCGATGGCCATCGACGCGGCGTCGGCGGCGAGGCCGAGCACGCCGAGGCCGCCCTCGATCCAGTTGCCCTCGGAGATGCCGTTGTAGGCGTCCATCGCGGACTCGGCGATCGAGATGCCGGTCGCCCAGCCGTTGTCGCCGGTGCCCTGGTTGAAGAAGCCGGACGGTTCAGCAGGAGCTTGCGCCACCAAGGGGTTCGGTGACGACATCAGGCGCCACCCTGGAGCGTCTGGACGATGGAGTCCTCGACGGCCTGGTAGTGCTTCCCGGTCTCGTCGATGCGCTTGGCGGTCGCGTCCATCGCCTCGGCCACGCCCTTCAGCGCGTCCATGCCCCACTGCTCAACGGGGTCGAGCAGCATCCGGAACGGCTGGCAGATGATGCCGTACGCGTCGGTCGGCATCGACACGGTGTTCGCCGCGTCGACGGCGCCCTGCAACCGGCCCTGCAGGCCCTGCAAGGCTTTCGCGTGGGCCTCCAGCACGTCGGACGTGACGTTGAAACCACCGGCAGTCATCGAACCCCCTCAAGTTCGAGCAGCGGACAAGATCAGGAGAGAACGGACTGCCCGCCGAAGT from Lentzea guizhouensis harbors:
- a CDS encoding type VII secretion target codes for the protein MTAGGFNVTSDVLEAHAKALQGLQGRLQGAVDAANTVSMPTDAYGIICQPFRMLLDPVEQWGMDALKGVAEAMDATAKRIDETGKHYQAVEDSIVQTLQGGA